The following are encoded together in the Glycine max cultivar Williams 82 chromosome 8, Glycine_max_v4.0, whole genome shotgun sequence genome:
- the LOC102665981 gene encoding ATP-dependent DNA helicase PIF1 — translation MKVFNFKAVAAAAYRTFSSKRVAKPSAWALTNPKTKNTNTTVEQCRTPMSKIEWSEEQKQVLSSVSEGKSVFITGSAGTGKTLLLEEIIKFLNRLHTPYGVYVTASTGVAACALKGQTLHSFAGIGIIFSDDDPQLLVERVLSNQGACRRWRKVEALVIDEISMVSAKLFESLEFVAREMRGVDETWGGIQLVVSGDFFQLPPVVSNKDYCCSSQGVMYAFEAECWNRSFDLQVELTRVFRQSDYGLTRLLEGIRRGESDPQDLEFLENLCLGSSECDHDPSIVQLFPLNKDVERVNDERLRSLQKDVVVYRAVDSGKGHWKGNLRYGIVPDEISLCEGARVMLVKNLDTEHGLVNGATGVVVGFSWSLGEEEHLSGICNDKVLPVVKFDGGKFLTIKPAKWHLMDGPEVVACRKQIPLILAWAMSIHKCQGMTLERVHTDLSRAFGCGMVYVALSRVRSLEGLHLSAFNRSKIKVDQRVSRFYRSLASEKSKEVMVVDRRREKVATEVAVVSQEK, via the coding sequence ATGAAAGTCTTCAACTTTAAAGCAGTAGCTGCTGCTGCATACAGGACCTTCAGCAGCAAGAGGGTTGCAAAACCCTCAGCTTGGGCTTTAACAAACCCCAAAACCAAGAACACCAACACCACAGTGGAACAATGCAGAACCCCCATGTCCAAAATTGAATGGAGTGAAGAGCAAAAGCAAGTTCTGTCTTCCGTATCTGAGGGAAAATCTGTTTTCATTACTGGCTCTGCTGGCACTGGAAAGACCCTTTTGCTAGAAGAGATCATCAAGTTCCTGAACAGATTGCACACCCCATATGGGGTTTATGTCACAGCTTCCACTGGGGTTGCAGCTTGTGCTCTAAAGGGCCAAACTTTACACTCTTTTGCTGGCATTGGCATCATCTTCAGTGATGATGACcctcagcttttggtggagagGGTTTTATCCAACCAGGGTGCATGCAGGAGGTGGAGAAAGGTTGAGGCTTTGGTCATAGATGAGATCAGCATGGTGAGTGCAAAACTGTTTGAGAGTCTTGAATTTGTTGCAAGAGAGATGAGGGGTGTGGATGAAACCTGGGGAGGGATTCAGCTTGTTGTGAGTGGTGATTTCTTTCAACTGCCACCAGTGGTTAGTAACAAGGATTACTGTTGTTCTTCTCAAGGGGTGATGTATGCATTTGAGGCTGAGTGTTGGAACAGAAGCTTTGATTTGCAGGTGGAGCTCACAAGGGTGTTTAGGCAATCAGATTATGGACTTACAAGGCTGCTTGAAGGAATCAGAAGAGGGGAGAGTGATCCCCAAGATTTGGAGTTCTTAGAGAACTTATGCTTAGGGAGTAGTGAGTGTGATCATGATCCTTCTATTGTGCAGCTCTTTCCTTTGAATAAAGATGTGGAGAGAGTGAATGATGAGAGGCTGAGAAGTTTGCAAAAGGATGTTGTTGTTTATAGGGCTGTTGATAGTGGTAAGGGACATTGGAAGGGGAATCTTAGGTATGGCATAGTGCCTGATGAAATTTCCCTTTGTGAAGGTGCAAGGGTTATGCTGGTTAAGAATTTGGACACTGAACATGGATTGGTAAATGGGGCTACTGGTGTAGTTGTGGGGTTTTCATGGTCATTGGGGGAAGAAGAACATCTTAGTGGAATATGTAATGATAAAGTGTTGCCTGTGGTCAAATTTGATGGAGGGAAATTTTTGACAATTAAGCCAGCAAAATGGCATCTAATGGATGGACCTGAAGTTGTTGCTTGCAGGAAGCAGATTCCTCTTATATTGGCATGGGCTATGAGCATTCACAAGTGCCAAGGAATGACTCTTGAGAGAGTTCACACTGATCTGTCTAGAGCATTTGGTTGTGGCATGGTGTATGTAGCACTTTCCCGGGTTAGAAGCTTGGAGGGACTTCATCTATCTGCTTTCAATAGATCAAAGATTAAAGTGGACCAAAGGGTTTCAAGGTTCTATAGGAGCTTGGCTTCTGAAAAGAGTAAGGAGGTTATGGTAGTTGATAGGAGGAGAGAAAAGGTGGCCACAGAAGTAGCAGTGGTGTCTCAAGAAAAGTGA